A genomic window from Halorubrum trapanicum includes:
- a CDS encoding ABC transporter ATP-binding protein, with product MTAIELRGVRKEFDDVTAVRGLDLTVEDGEVYGFLGPNGAGKSTTIDMLLDLVRPTAGTVRVLGADVATDGVEIRGRTGVLPDGFSVYDRLSGRRHVEFAVESKEADDDPDALLDRVGLADAADRSAGEYSKGMRQRLALAMALVGDPDLLILDEPSSGLDPAGAKEMREIVRTEAERGATVFFSSHILEQVDAVCDRVGILRDGELVAEDSVEGLREAVGGEETLEVAAAGADDDAVAAVRALPGVSGVTRDGDELVVNCASDAKTDVIGALEEAGVAVADFHTSEASLEDLFLAYTEGDAASSASEGTDVESAGSDPPADDEPAAEEVDR from the coding sequence ATGACCGCGATCGAACTGCGGGGCGTTCGAAAGGAGTTCGACGACGTCACGGCCGTTCGCGGCCTCGACCTCACCGTCGAAGACGGCGAGGTGTACGGATTTCTCGGACCGAACGGCGCGGGCAAGTCGACGACGATCGACATGCTGCTCGACCTCGTCCGGCCGACCGCGGGGACGGTCCGCGTCCTCGGCGCCGACGTCGCGACGGACGGAGTCGAGATCCGGGGCCGGACGGGCGTGCTCCCGGACGGCTTCTCCGTGTACGACCGGCTCTCCGGTCGGAGACACGTCGAATTCGCCGTGGAGTCGAAAGAGGCGGACGACGACCCGGACGCGCTCCTCGACCGCGTCGGCCTCGCCGACGCGGCCGACCGCTCCGCCGGCGAGTACTCGAAGGGGATGCGCCAGCGGCTCGCCCTCGCGATGGCGCTCGTCGGCGACCCCGACCTGCTGATCCTCGACGAGCCCTCCTCCGGCCTCGACCCGGCCGGCGCCAAGGAGATGCGCGAGATCGTCCGCACAGAGGCCGAGCGCGGCGCCACCGTCTTCTTCTCGTCGCACATCCTCGAACAGGTCGACGCCGTCTGCGACCGCGTCGGGATCCTCCGGGACGGCGAGCTCGTCGCCGAGGACTCCGTCGAGGGGCTCCGCGAGGCGGTGGGCGGCGAGGAGACGCTGGAGGTCGCGGCCGCGGGCGCCGACGACGACGCGGTCGCGGCGGTCCGGGCGCTCCCGGGCGTCTCCGGCGTCACCCGCGACGGCGACGAACTGGTGGTGAACTGCGCCAGCGACGCGAAGACGGACGTGATCGGCGCTCTGGAGGAGGCCGGCGTCGCAGTCGCCGACTTCCACACGAGCGAGGCCTCGCTGGAGGACCTCTTCTTGGCGTACACGGAGGGCGACGCGGCGAGTTCGGCGTCTGAGGGGACCGACGTCGAATCGGCCGGCTCCGATCCGCCGGCCGACGACGAGCCGGCGGCGGAGGAGGTGGACCGATGA
- a CDS encoding ABC transporter permease: MSLAAIARKDFRETVQSRGMIALVVLFSLLVAAFAYAVRPTGESEQFATELLLSAFVGRFLVTTLVPLVGVVVGYNAVSGERESGSLKLLLSLPHSRADVVLGKVAGRGAALALAVFGGFLLPALVLIAAPVVFNAGAFLGYTVFAAALGVVFVAVSVGCSAASSTQRRALIGGVAIYVLFVLLWGPLTGQLVGVVGPVVDTLPVSATQINVFLRVSNPTTAVEALSNAFLAEQLFSGDTANQQLSAAAMLVFWTLAPPLAGLLKFDADDL; encoded by the coding sequence ATGAGCCTCGCCGCCATCGCCCGGAAGGACTTCCGGGAGACCGTTCAGTCGCGCGGCATGATCGCCTTAGTGGTGCTGTTCTCGCTGCTCGTCGCGGCGTTCGCGTACGCGGTGCGACCCACCGGCGAGAGCGAGCAGTTCGCCACGGAGCTACTGCTGAGCGCCTTCGTCGGTCGGTTTCTCGTCACGACGCTCGTCCCGCTCGTCGGCGTGGTCGTCGGCTACAACGCGGTGAGCGGCGAGCGCGAGTCCGGCTCGCTGAAGCTCCTCCTGTCGCTGCCGCACTCGCGGGCCGACGTGGTCTTAGGGAAGGTCGCCGGCCGCGGCGCGGCGCTCGCGCTCGCGGTGTTCGGGGGTTTCCTGCTGCCCGCGCTGGTGTTGATCGCCGCGCCGGTGGTGTTCAACGCCGGCGCGTTCCTCGGCTACACCGTGTTCGCGGCCGCGCTCGGCGTCGTGTTCGTCGCCGTCTCCGTCGGATGCTCGGCCGCGTCCTCGACCCAGCGCCGGGCGCTCATCGGCGGCGTCGCGATATACGTCCTCTTCGTCCTGCTGTGGGGACCCCTCACCGGCCAGTTGGTGGGTGTCGTCGGGCCGGTCGTCGACACGCTGCCCGTGTCTGCGACCCAGATCAACGTGTTCCTTCGGGTCTCGAACCCGACGACCGCCGTCGAGGCGCTGTCGAACGCCTTCCTCGCGGAGCAGCTGTTCAGCGGCGACACCGCGAACCAGCAGCTGTCGGCGGCCGCAATGTTAGTCTTCTGGACGCTCGCGCCGCCGCTCGCCGGCCTGCTGAAGTTCGACGCGGACGATCTGTAA
- a CDS encoding DUF192 domain-containing protein — translation MNRRLVGVAAAVALVGLLGVAVAAANPALLITGYDTATVEAVDGETGESLATVEARVADGFVKQYVGLSATDDLDAGEGMLFVHGDSAERAYVMRDMAFALDIVFADANGTVTTIHEAEPESRPLTRYEGTGRYVLEVPRGWSERHGVDPGDRLVIDRE, via the coding sequence GTGAACCGCCGTCTCGTCGGGGTCGCGGCCGCGGTCGCGCTCGTCGGCCTCCTCGGAGTCGCCGTCGCCGCCGCGAACCCGGCCCTCCTCATCACCGGCTACGACACCGCCACGGTCGAGGCCGTCGACGGCGAGACGGGCGAGTCGCTCGCCACCGTCGAGGCCCGGGTCGCGGACGGGTTCGTGAAGCAGTACGTCGGGCTCTCCGCGACCGACGACCTCGACGCCGGCGAGGGGATGCTGTTCGTCCACGGCGACTCGGCGGAGCGCGCGTACGTGATGCGCGACATGGCGTTCGCGCTCGACATCGTCTTCGCCGACGCGAACGGGACCGTCACGACGATCCACGAGGCCGAACCGGAGTCGCGGCCGCTCACCCGCTACGAGGGCACCGGGCGGTACGTCCTCGAAGTCCCGCGCGGGTGGAGCGAGCGCCACGGCGTCGACCCCGGCGACCGGCTCGTGATCGACCGGGAATGA
- a CDS encoding SHOCT domain-containing protein: protein MTGLPGRIAWNLRHRWRRVFALCVVGAGVAAPLLTGLWWTLPLVWFFGLFIVLPVFHVLTKPVPEDDPDEREDATGDPALDALRERYARGEIDEREFERKLDRLLETEDAETVDDPGGDVADRVREGVRREVERIRE, encoded by the coding sequence ATGACCGGACTCCCCGGCCGGATCGCGTGGAACCTCCGCCACCGCTGGCGGCGGGTGTTCGCGCTCTGCGTCGTCGGCGCCGGCGTCGCCGCCCCGCTCCTCACCGGCCTCTGGTGGACCCTCCCGCTCGTGTGGTTCTTCGGGCTCTTCATCGTCCTCCCCGTCTTCCACGTCCTCACGAAGCCGGTCCCCGAGGACGACCCCGACGAGCGCGAGGACGCGACCGGCGACCCCGCGCTCGACGCCCTCCGCGAGCGCTACGCGCGCGGCGAGATCGACGAGCGGGAGTTCGAGCGCAAGTTGGACCGCCTCTTGGAGACGGAAGACGCCGAGACCGTCGACGACCCGGGCGGCGACGTCGCCGACAGGGTGCGGGAGGGCGTCCGGCGCGAAGTGGAACGAATCCGGGAGTAA
- a CDS encoding ABC transporter ATP-binding protein, protein MGTLELDGVTKVFPDGDNEVVAVDDVDIEMRDGEFLVVVGPSGCGKSTTLRMVAGLETVTSGEIRLAGGVINDVKPQHRDIAMVFQSYALYPHMTVQGNMAFGLEESTDLSEDEIETRVTDAAETMGIAELLDRKPSDLSGGQQQRVALGRAIVRDPEVFLMDEPLSNLDAKLRSEMRTELQRLQDELDVTTMYVTHDQTEAMTMGDRIAILNAGELQQVATPLECYHEPANRFVAGFIGDPSMNFFPVERDGDTLVANRFDYPLAESTLGDVGDVTDLTLGVRPEDISLADGATGDHTFSTVVEVVEPMGDENTVYLRFEDAPEGETFIATVGGLQQISVGDEVQIEIPEETIHLFDGTTGDAVHNREIEE, encoded by the coding sequence ATGGGGACGCTCGAACTCGACGGCGTGACCAAGGTGTTCCCCGACGGCGACAACGAGGTCGTCGCCGTCGACGACGTCGACATCGAGATGCGCGACGGCGAGTTCCTCGTCGTCGTCGGCCCCTCGGGCTGTGGCAAGTCGACGACGCTCCGGATGGTCGCGGGGCTGGAGACGGTCACCAGCGGTGAGATCCGACTCGCCGGGGGCGTCATCAACGACGTGAAACCGCAACACCGCGACATCGCGATGGTGTTCCAGTCGTACGCGCTGTATCCGCACATGACCGTGCAGGGGAACATGGCGTTCGGGCTGGAGGAGTCGACGGACCTCTCCGAAGACGAGATCGAGACGCGCGTCACCGACGCGGCGGAGACGATGGGGATCGCCGAGCTGCTGGACCGGAAGCCGTCCGACCTCTCCGGCGGCCAGCAGCAGCGGGTCGCGCTCGGGCGAGCGATCGTCCGCGATCCCGAGGTGTTCCTCATGGACGAGCCGCTCAGCAACCTCGACGCCAAGCTCCGGTCCGAGATGCGGACGGAGCTCCAACGGCTCCAGGACGAGCTGGACGTGACGACGATGTACGTCACGCACGACCAGACCGAGGCGATGACCATGGGCGACCGGATCGCGATCCTCAACGCCGGCGAGCTCCAGCAGGTCGCGACGCCGCTGGAGTGTTACCACGAGCCGGCGAACCGGTTCGTCGCCGGGTTCATCGGCGACCCGTCGATGAACTTCTTCCCCGTCGAGCGCGACGGCGACACCCTCGTCGCCAACCGCTTCGACTACCCGCTCGCCGAGTCCACCCTCGGCGACGTCGGCGACGTCACCGACCTCACGCTCGGCGTCCGGCCCGAGGACATCTCGCTGGCCGACGGCGCGACCGGGGACCACACCTTCTCGACGGTGGTCGAGGTCGTCGAGCCGATGGGCGACGAAAACACCGTCTACCTCCGGTTCGAGGACGCGCCGGAGGGCGAGACGTTCATCGCCACCGTCGGCGGCCTCCAGCAGATATCGGTCGGTGACGAGGTCCAGATCGAAATCCCCGAGGAGACGATCCACCTCTTCGACGGGACCACCGGCGACGCGGTCCATAACCGCGAGATCGAGGAGTAA
- a CDS encoding carbohydrate ABC transporter permease: MSDDARTDGGTASATDSGASAGPLSEVDGYRVLLYLGLLGFLTFFMVPIESGLVTSFKTSSGVTGSLPFAPPTGSTFTLEKWQTAFDALGRGLVNSALYAIPATVISALLGSFAAYGLTQSNWKQRYKAPVLALFVAGIFIPYQAVLVPLSQFWSMIPLQEALGFLWALGINNDYTGIVELIVTHVAYGLPICTVLFRSYYKNMSEEMIEAARLDGASIRRIYRRIVLPLSGPMFAVVLIYQFTQIWNDLLFTLVLVQTESSAAAPIVLILAGLGTSLEGQDFALRMAGAFIAALPTLAVYIAFGEEFAEGVAT; encoded by the coding sequence ATGAGCGACGACGCACGAACTGACGGCGGCACGGCATCGGCGACGGACTCCGGCGCGTCCGCGGGGCCGCTCTCGGAGGTCGACGGGTACCGGGTCCTCCTGTATCTCGGGCTCCTCGGGTTCCTGACGTTTTTCATGGTCCCGATCGAGTCCGGGCTCGTCACCTCGTTTAAGACTTCCAGCGGCGTCACCGGGTCGCTCCCGTTCGCGCCGCCGACGGGGAGCACGTTCACCTTGGAGAAGTGGCAGACGGCGTTCGACGCGCTCGGACGGGGTCTGGTAAACAGCGCGCTGTACGCGATCCCGGCGACCGTGATCTCGGCGCTGCTCGGGAGCTTCGCGGCGTACGGTCTCACGCAGTCTAACTGGAAACAGCGGTACAAGGCGCCGGTCCTCGCGCTGTTCGTCGCGGGGATCTTCATTCCGTACCAGGCGGTGCTAGTCCCGCTCTCGCAGTTCTGGTCGATGATCCCGCTCCAAGAGGCGCTCGGCTTCCTGTGGGCGCTCGGGATCAACAACGACTACACCGGGATCGTCGAGCTGATCGTCACCCACGTGGCCTACGGGCTCCCGATCTGTACCGTTCTGTTCCGGTCGTACTACAAGAACATGAGCGAGGAGATGATCGAGGCCGCGCGGTTGGACGGCGCGTCCATTCGCCGGATCTACCGCCGCATCGTGCTCCCGCTCTCGGGGCCGATGTTCGCGGTGGTCCTGATCTATCAGTTCACGCAGATCTGGAACGACCTCCTGTTCACCCTCGTGTTGGTCCAGACCGAATCCAGCGCGGCGGCGCCGATCGTGTTGATCCTCGCCGGACTGGGGACGTCGCTCGAAGGACAAGACTTCGCGCTCCGCATGGCGGGCGCGTTCATCGCCGCCCTGCCGACGCTCGCGGTGTACATCGCGTTCGGCGAGGAGTTCGCCGAGGGGGTGGCGACATGA
- a CDS encoding carbohydrate ABC transporter permease, whose product MTRNTDTGDGSGDAVTDGGVTEERGGSGFNPITALNERFGSDFVESSQFWLPPFLLVGLFVYGAIIWNLLISLTDFSGFGTPDYSDLDLEMYGRALADSGFVDAAINTFILLVGFTLVTLAIGLGLAILIDRNIRFENTFRTIYLLPMSLSFVVTAQFWAWMFNFNNGVINIVITSLGFGRVSWIGNPDIVLWAVMFALMWQFAGYAMVVFLAGLRAIPSEHYEAAKVDGASTVRMYWRVIIPQLKGSTISASVVLMVFALKAFDFLYSLVGGYRPPNGADILATKMVREAYANLNWAYASAIAITLFVMTLGIVGPYLYYQYNRGNL is encoded by the coding sequence ATGACACGGAACACTGACACCGGTGACGGGAGTGGCGACGCGGTCACGGACGGCGGCGTCACCGAGGAGCGCGGCGGGTCCGGATTCAATCCGATCACCGCGCTGAACGAGCGCTTCGGCAGCGACTTCGTCGAGTCCTCGCAGTTCTGGCTGCCGCCGTTCCTGCTGGTCGGCCTCTTCGTCTACGGGGCGATCATCTGGAACCTCCTGATCTCGCTGACCGACTTCAGCGGCTTCGGGACGCCGGACTACAGCGACTTAGACCTCGAGATGTACGGGCGGGCGCTGGCGGACAGCGGGTTCGTCGACGCCGCGATAAACACGTTCATTCTGCTCGTCGGGTTCACCCTCGTGACGCTCGCGATCGGGCTCGGACTGGCGATCCTGATAGACCGGAACATTCGGTTCGAGAACACCTTCCGGACGATCTACCTGTTGCCGATGAGCCTCTCGTTCGTCGTCACCGCCCAGTTCTGGGCGTGGATGTTCAACTTCAACAACGGGGTCATCAACATCGTCATCACGTCGCTCGGCTTCGGCCGAGTCAGCTGGATCGGCAACCCCGACATCGTCCTCTGGGCAGTGATGTTCGCGCTGATGTGGCAGTTCGCCGGCTACGCGATGGTCGTGTTCCTCGCGGGCCTGCGAGCCATCCCGTCCGAGCACTACGAAGCGGCGAAGGTCGACGGCGCCTCGACGGTGCGGATGTACTGGCGCGTGATCATCCCGCAGCTGAAGGGGTCGACGATCAGCGCCTCGGTCGTCCTGATGGTGTTCGCGCTGAAGGCGTTCGACTTCCTCTACTCGCTGGTCGGCGGCTACCGGCCACCGAACGGGGCCGACATTCTGGCCACCAAGATGGTCCGCGAGGCGTACGCGAACCTGAACTGGGCGTACGCGTCGGCGATCGCCATCACCCTGTTCGTGATGACGCTCGGGATCGTCGGACCGTACCTCTACTACCAGTACAACCGAGGGAACCTATGA
- a CDS encoding ABC transporter substrate-binding protein, giving the protein MTDQDNRLSRRHFVGATGAATLAGLAGCSGGGDGGDGSDGGSGNTLEVLHAWTGGDGARAAEALVTAFDEAHPDIEHEFNPIGGGGNQNLDAVVANRLQNGNPPSSFANWPGPNLQRYEGVLGEVGDVWESEGFADVMVDEAVDLHQYNGAYRAVPLGSHRLNCLFYNTSVVEEAGVDPDSLTSVSALIDALDTVQTETDKTPMTHGASGTWTTTQLFASTMLGQEGYDAYMSFLDGNPDEAAVRATFESLGEILENYINEDAASIGLTESNQNIIEGNAAFIHQGNWAAGAYRNAEDFNYDEDWGFKTYPGSEGMYMLHFDSFLYPSNNPSPEASKTFLSFVGSKEAQIAFNQYKGSIPTRTDVDMSEFGPYLQETQQDFAEADERPPNLQHGLGVPSETMTALNEVISSEFSRPYNVDAATQGFVDAVSN; this is encoded by the coding sequence ATGACAGACCAAGACAACCGGCTATCGCGGCGACACTTCGTCGGAGCGACGGGGGCAGCGACGCTCGCAGGGCTCGCTGGCTGTTCCGGCGGCGGTGACGGCGGGGACGGAAGCGACGGCGGAAGCGGGAACACGCTCGAAGTTCTTCACGCCTGGACCGGCGGCGACGGCGCGCGCGCGGCAGAGGCGCTCGTCACCGCCTTCGACGAGGCGCACCCGGACATCGAACACGAGTTCAACCCGATCGGCGGCGGCGGCAACCAGAACCTCGACGCCGTCGTTGCGAACCGCCTCCAGAACGGCAACCCGCCGAGCTCGTTCGCCAACTGGCCCGGCCCGAACCTCCAGCGGTACGAGGGCGTGCTGGGCGAGGTCGGCGACGTGTGGGAGTCCGAGGGCTTCGCTGACGTGATGGTGGACGAGGCGGTCGACCTCCACCAGTACAACGGCGCGTATCGCGCGGTTCCGCTCGGCTCGCACCGGCTGAACTGCCTGTTCTACAACACGTCTGTCGTCGAGGAGGCGGGGGTCGACCCCGACTCGCTGACGAGCGTGTCCGCGCTCATCGACGCGCTGGACACGGTCCAGACCGAGACGGACAAGACCCCGATGACCCACGGCGCGAGCGGTACCTGGACGACGACCCAGCTGTTCGCCTCGACGATGCTCGGGCAGGAAGGGTACGACGCGTACATGAGCTTCCTCGACGGGAACCCGGACGAGGCGGCCGTCCGCGCGACCTTCGAGTCGCTCGGCGAGATCCTCGAGAACTACATCAACGAGGACGCCGCATCGATCGGGCTCACGGAGTCCAACCAGAACATCATCGAGGGCAACGCGGCGTTCATCCACCAGGGCAACTGGGCCGCCGGTGCGTACCGGAACGCCGAGGACTTCAACTACGACGAGGACTGGGGCTTCAAGACGTACCCCGGCTCGGAGGGCATGTACATGCTCCACTTCGACTCGTTCCTCTACCCGTCGAACAACCCGAGTCCGGAGGCGAGCAAGACGTTCCTCTCGTTCGTCGGGAGCAAGGAGGCGCAGATCGCGTTCAACCAGTATAAGGGCTCGATCCCCACGCGGACCGACGTCGACATGAGCGAGTTCGGCCCGTACCTCCAGGAGACGCAGCAGGACTTCGCGGAGGCCGACGAGCGGCCGCCGAACCTCCAGCACGGGCTGGGCGTCCCCTCGGAGACCATGACGGCGCTGAACGAAGTGATCTCCAGCGAGTTCTCCCGACCGTACAACGTCGACGCCGCGACGCAAGGCTTCGTCGACGCGGTCTCCAACTGA
- a CDS encoding DUF4013 domain-containing protein has translation MRPSIAAVTYPIAGDARERPLLAVWLLFALSVVVPVLPALPVVGYLVRVLTASERGDSMPLFLSDGRTLARRSLGGTAVCLVFLGIPFAALLVTLYGVVTLDPGSNAPVGRILAGSTAVLFLGVLGTYLVPVSLITYGREGSLRRAFSAAALRPVAGHAAYFFGWTLGFTALVVAVGVGGALFTVSRAGPLFGTFVLAYGLLVTAYLWGRAVERARRR, from the coding sequence ATGCGCCCCTCGATCGCCGCCGTCACGTACCCCATCGCCGGCGACGCCCGGGAGCGGCCCCTTCTCGCCGTCTGGCTGCTGTTCGCGCTGTCCGTCGTCGTCCCGGTCCTCCCGGCGCTGCCGGTCGTCGGCTACCTCGTGCGCGTGCTGACCGCCAGCGAACGGGGAGACTCGATGCCCCTCTTCCTCTCCGACGGCCGGACGCTCGCCCGCCGGTCGCTGGGCGGGACGGCCGTCTGTCTGGTCTTCCTCGGAATCCCGTTCGCGGCCCTCCTCGTGACGCTCTACGGCGTCGTCACGCTCGACCCCGGCTCGAACGCGCCGGTCGGCCGCATCCTCGCCGGCTCGACGGCCGTCCTCTTCCTCGGCGTCCTCGGCACGTACCTCGTCCCCGTCTCGCTGATCACCTACGGTCGGGAGGGGTCGCTTCGCCGGGCCTTCTCCGCGGCCGCCCTCAGACCGGTCGCCGGCCACGCCGCCTACTTCTTCGGGTGGACCCTCGGCTTCACCGCGCTCGTCGTCGCCGTCGGCGTCGGCGGGGCGCTGTTCACCGTCTCGCGCGCCGGTCCGCTGTTCGGGACGTTCGTCCTCGCGTACGGCCTCCTCGTGACCGCGTACCTGTGGGGCCGCGCCGTCGAGCGCGCGCGACGGCGGTAG
- a CDS encoding AAA family ATPase — protein sequence MDGPLWTDTHAPDLDEIRQDEARDRLRRAVDEPMNLVVQGPPGVGKTAAARALADASHADPDADLIEINVADFFGRTKKEIRTDPRFEGFLAGRSSMAKRDMINRVLKESASYAPMSGEYKTILLDNAEAIREDFQQALRRVMEKHHRTTQFVIATRQPSKLIAPIRSRCFPVRVRSPTTDETIDVLEAICDREGVDYDGDGLEFVASAAGGDLREAILSAQATAVEGGEITMSTAYEALGEVGDDDALREALADARSGDLKDARSTLDDLLDEGYDGGELLRETLRVARAGSEYGGDDLARLHALAGEADLDMSDGLDDTTHLVHLLAAWAAGRTELSPELRDAEAAP from the coding sequence ATGGACGGACCGCTGTGGACAGACACGCACGCGCCCGACCTCGACGAGATCCGGCAGGACGAGGCCCGCGACCGCCTGCGTCGGGCCGTCGACGAGCCGATGAACCTCGTCGTCCAGGGGCCGCCGGGCGTCGGGAAGACGGCCGCGGCGCGCGCGCTCGCCGACGCGTCGCACGCCGACCCGGACGCCGACCTGATCGAGATCAACGTCGCTGACTTCTTCGGCCGGACGAAAAAGGAGATCCGGACCGACCCGCGGTTCGAGGGCTTCCTCGCCGGGCGGAGTTCGATGGCGAAACGCGACATGATAAACCGCGTGCTGAAGGAGTCGGCGTCGTACGCGCCGATGTCCGGCGAGTACAAGACGATCCTGTTGGACAACGCGGAGGCGATCCGAGAGGACTTCCAGCAGGCGCTGCGCCGCGTGATGGAGAAGCACCACCGGACCACCCAGTTCGTGATCGCGACCCGCCAGCCGTCGAAGCTCATCGCCCCGATCCGGTCGCGCTGCTTCCCGGTCCGCGTGCGCTCGCCGACGACCGACGAGACGATCGACGTCCTCGAAGCGATCTGCGACCGCGAGGGCGTCGACTACGACGGCGACGGGCTGGAGTTCGTCGCCAGCGCGGCCGGCGGCGACCTCCGCGAGGCGATCCTCTCGGCGCAGGCGACCGCGGTCGAGGGCGGCGAGATCACCATGTCGACCGCCTACGAGGCGCTGGGCGAGGTCGGCGACGACGACGCGCTCCGCGAGGCGCTCGCCGACGCCCGAAGCGGCGACCTGAAGGACGCGCGCTCGACGCTCGACGACCTCCTCGACGAGGGGTACGACGGCGGGGAACTGCTTCGCGAGACGCTCCGCGTCGCCCGCGCCGGCTCCGAGTACGGCGGCGACGACCTCGCCCGGCTCCACGCGCTCGCGGGCGAGGCCGACCTCGACATGTCGGACGGGCTCGACGACACGACCCACCTCGTCCACCTGCTCGCGGCGTGGGCGGCCGGCCGGACCGAGCTCTCGCCCGAGCTGCGGGACGCGGAGGCGGCCCCGTGA
- a CDS encoding protein sorting system archaetidylserine decarboxylase, producing the protein MSRAPPLSRLLPFPVVDAAWDLALVPALAGAVALPFLPPVGAALVALALGVLWFHRDPERDPPTGDEAVVAPADGTVSVVREEGSRLRVGVFMNVTDVHVNRAPLAGEVREVRHRPGANRPAFDKESDRNEQVAIDFGEYELLVIAGWFARRIHPSVEAGDRVERGDRVGHVSFGSRADVVLPADVTREDLLVAEGDSVRAGETIVAERPGGSAPAA; encoded by the coding sequence GTGAGCCGAGCGCCGCCGCTCTCGCGGCTCCTCCCGTTCCCGGTCGTCGACGCGGCGTGGGACCTCGCGCTCGTCCCGGCGCTCGCGGGCGCCGTCGCGCTGCCGTTCCTCCCGCCGGTCGGCGCCGCGCTCGTCGCGCTCGCGCTCGGGGTCCTCTGGTTCCACCGCGACCCGGAGCGCGACCCGCCGACGGGCGACGAGGCGGTCGTTGCCCCGGCCGACGGCACCGTCTCCGTGGTGCGCGAGGAGGGCTCGCGGCTCCGCGTCGGCGTGTTCATGAACGTCACCGACGTCCACGTCAACCGCGCGCCGCTCGCCGGCGAGGTCCGCGAGGTGCGCCACCGCCCCGGCGCGAACCGCCCGGCGTTCGACAAGGAGTCGGACCGCAACGAGCAGGTCGCGATCGACTTCGGCGAGTACGAGCTGCTCGTCATCGCGGGCTGGTTCGCCCGGCGGATCCACCCGTCCGTCGAGGCCGGCGACCGCGTCGAGCGCGGCGACCGCGTCGGCCACGTCTCGTTCGGCTCCCGCGCCGACGTGGTGTTGCCCGCGGACGTGACCCGCGAGGACCTGCTGGTGGCCGAGGGGGACAGCGTGCGCGCGGGCGAGACGATCGTCGCGGAGCGACCGGGCGGGTCGGCCCCCGCGGCGTGA
- a CDS encoding HVO_2922 family protein: MPEETIHESSRSRTRQGLATYLRRIARALGRGEPVPVDEDGTVTVDAAATGDVEVELEREDGTVHFEIEMEWPDEAAAIDEEASASKATFELFRDSADEYRWRLRHDNGNIVADGGEGYADKRDARSGIESVQRNAPGAHVVDASRDEEAPDEGGSDATFELFRDSADEYRWRLRHDNGNVIADGGQGYASKQKAKQGLRSVKSNAPGAAVEETDE, translated from the coding sequence ATGCCAGAAGAGACAATCCACGAGTCGAGTCGGTCGCGGACCCGACAGGGGCTGGCCACGTACCTCCGCCGGATCGCCCGCGCGCTCGGCCGCGGCGAACCGGTGCCGGTCGACGAGGACGGCACGGTGACCGTCGACGCGGCGGCGACCGGCGACGTCGAGGTCGAACTCGAGCGCGAGGACGGGACGGTCCACTTCGAGATCGAGATGGAGTGGCCGGACGAGGCGGCCGCAATCGACGAGGAGGCGAGCGCGAGCAAGGCGACGTTCGAGCTGTTCCGCGACAGCGCCGACGAGTACCGCTGGCGGCTCCGCCACGACAACGGCAACATCGTCGCCGACGGCGGCGAGGGGTACGCCGACAAGCGCGACGCCCGCTCGGGGATCGAGAGCGTCCAGCGGAACGCGCCGGGCGCGCACGTCGTCGACGCCTCTCGCGACGAGGAAGCGCCCGACGAGGGAGGCAGCGACGCGACGTTCGAGCTGTTCCGCGACAGCGCCGACGAGTACCGCTGGCGGCTCCGCCACGACAACGGCAACGTCATCGCCGACGGCGGACAGGGGTACGCCTCGAAGCAGAAGGCGAAACAGGGGCTCCGAAGCGTCAAGTCGAACGCGCCGGGCGCGGCCGTCGAGGAGACCGACGAGTAG